One window of the Chryseobacterium sp. CY350 genome contains the following:
- a CDS encoding thioredoxin family protein, translated as MSQKFQELIESERPVLIDFFATWCQPCKVQSSVLTTVKENVGEGARIVKIDVDQYPAIASQYGVRGVPTLAVFKKGELLYKESGVHDVNRLTQLLQQYI; from the coding sequence ATGTCACAAAAATTTCAAGAACTTATAGAATCAGAAAGACCTGTTTTAATTGACTTTTTCGCAACTTGGTGTCAACCTTGCAAAGTGCAGTCATCGGTTTTAACGACAGTAAAAGAGAATGTGGGCGAAGGCGCAAGAATTGTAAAAATAGATGTAGATCAATATCCTGCGATTGCTTCTCAATACGGCGTACGAGGAGTTCCGACATTAGCGGTCTTCAAGAAAGGCGAACTTCTTTACAAAGAAAGCGGCGTACATGATGTAAATCGGTTGACTCAACTTTTACAACAGTATATTTAA
- a CDS encoding nitrilase-related carbon-nitrogen hydrolase has protein sequence MRIMKITALNQDIIWKNKDENFNLIENQLQNQEADLFLLPEMFSTGFCMDAAEISDKNEESLEFLKRISNEKNAAFCGSASVEVNGKFFNRMYFVKPDSEIIFYDKRHLFSFSGEDKVYTPGKDRVIVEYLGIRFLLQVCYDLRFPVFARNNDDYDVILYVANWPEKRVDAWEHLLKGRAIENLAYVFGLNRIGTDGNDLFYKESSHCFFADGKEIANKNGNLVSAELNLAELKDFRNHFQFLNDRDDFEIVG, from the coding sequence ATGAGAATTATGAAAATTACAGCATTAAATCAAGATATTATCTGGAAAAATAAAGACGAAAATTTTAATTTAATAGAAAATCAGCTTCAAAATCAGGAGGCCGATCTGTTTCTTTTACCTGAAATGTTTTCGACGGGTTTTTGCATGGATGCGGCTGAGATTTCGGATAAGAATGAAGAATCTCTTGAGTTTTTGAAAAGAATTTCGAACGAGAAAAACGCTGCATTTTGCGGAAGTGCTTCTGTGGAAGTTAATGGTAAGTTTTTTAACAGAATGTATTTCGTAAAGCCAGATTCTGAAATTATTTTTTATGATAAAAGACATTTGTTTTCTTTTTCGGGCGAAGACAAAGTTTATACTCCCGGCAAAGATAGAGTGATTGTAGAATATCTCGGGATCCGTTTTCTGCTGCAGGTCTGCTATGATTTGAGATTCCCAGTTTTTGCAAGAAATAATGATGATTATGATGTCATTTTATATGTTGCCAATTGGCCGGAAAAGAGAGTAGACGCGTGGGAGCATTTGTTAAAAGGAAGAGCGATTGAGAATTTAGCCTATGTTTTTGGTTTAAACAGAATCGGAACTGACGGGAATGATCTTTTCTATAAAGAAAGTTCTCACTGCTTTTTTGCTGACGGAAAAGAAATTGCCAATAAGAACGGAAATTTGGTCTCCGCAGAATTGAATTTAGCAGAATTGAAAGATTTTAGAAATCATTTTCAGTTCTTGAATGATAGAGATGATTTTGAGATTGTAGGCTAA
- a CDS encoding DUF6646 family protein has protein sequence MKKLVFMLMFVLTGTAVSAQAWTGKGDQKVNLGLNAWGYGTGITATYDYGLNQLLSVGAGVNAYFDGYKDNDKDNRVFIFGRVNFHLKEALDLPEQLDIYPGVDLGVLGRDFGIGAHIGARYFFTDKVGVFAEIGNNGSLGVSFNF, from the coding sequence ATGAAGAAATTGGTTTTTATGCTAATGTTTGTTCTTACAGGAACTGCAGTAAGCGCACAAGCCTGGACAGGAAAGGGAGATCAGAAGGTAAACTTAGGCCTCAACGCATGGGGATATGGAACCGGAATTACCGCTACTTACGATTACGGACTGAATCAGCTTTTGTCTGTAGGTGCAGGAGTTAATGCTTACTTCGATGGCTACAAAGACAATGATAAAGACAATAGAGTTTTTATTTTCGGAAGAGTAAATTTCCACCTGAAAGAAGCTTTGGATCTGCCGGAGCAGCTAGACATTTATCCCGGAGTTGATCTAGGAGTTCTTGGAAGAGACTTCGGAATTGGCGCACACATTGGCGCGAGATATTTCTTCACAGATAAGGTAGGCGTTTTTGCCGAAATCGGAAACAACGGCAGTCTCGGTGTTTCTTTTAATTTCTAA
- the rseP gene encoding RIP metalloprotease RseP gives MELAIKIFQFILSISILVILHELGHFLPAKYFKTKVEKFYLFFDPYFSLVKKKIGETEYGIGWLPFGGYVKIAGMVDESMDTEQLKQPAQPWEFRAKPAWQRLIIMMGGVTVNFFLAWIIFGCLSYFNGETTFDTAKVDAPMNYTSVAKGMGFQDGDKILKVDGKTQNNLDKLALDVLLSDEVTVLRKGKEVTFPTNDDGKAMAFSDENPKAFLTPRMPAIIDSIYNPKTAQAGLKVGDQVVSVDGKKITYYDEFQETVRNNPGKNLKVDVIRAGAVQPLILPVSKEGTLGLASYKQLKKFYETKHFTFGESIGRGFTRSIESLTYQVKQFKLIFNKKVQGYKKVGGPLAIIKNMQVEKAKDGSLSIDWTWFWSFTAMFSVWLAFLNLIPIPGLDGGHVIFTLYEMIVGKPVPQKVLENAQMVGVIFLLGLMLLIFGADIFKIVTNKF, from the coding sequence ATGGAATTAGCAATTAAGATCTTTCAATTTATATTAAGTATATCTATCTTAGTAATTCTTCACGAACTTGGGCATTTCTTACCCGCAAAATATTTTAAAACAAAAGTTGAAAAATTTTACCTCTTCTTTGACCCTTACTTTTCTTTAGTTAAGAAAAAAATTGGTGAGACAGAATATGGTATCGGCTGGCTTCCTTTCGGTGGATATGTGAAAATCGCCGGGATGGTAGACGAAAGCATGGATACTGAGCAGCTGAAGCAACCTGCACAGCCTTGGGAATTCCGAGCAAAACCAGCTTGGCAGAGATTAATCATCATGATGGGTGGAGTAACAGTAAACTTCTTTTTAGCCTGGATCATCTTCGGATGTCTTTCATACTTCAACGGCGAAACTACTTTTGATACCGCGAAAGTTGATGCTCCTATGAATTATACAAGCGTTGCAAAAGGAATGGGTTTTCAGGACGGAGATAAAATCTTAAAAGTTGATGGTAAAACTCAGAATAACCTTGATAAACTTGCTTTAGACGTTTTATTGAGCGACGAAGTCACAGTTTTGAGAAAGGGAAAAGAGGTAACATTTCCTACTAATGATGATGGTAAAGCAATGGCTTTCAGTGACGAAAATCCAAAAGCATTTCTTACTCCAAGAATGCCTGCTATAATTGATTCTATCTACAATCCTAAAACTGCACAAGCGGGATTAAAAGTTGGCGACCAGGTAGTTTCTGTAGATGGTAAGAAAATTACTTATTACGACGAATTTCAAGAAACCGTAAGAAACAACCCGGGGAAAAATCTAAAAGTAGATGTAATAAGAGCAGGTGCCGTTCAGCCGCTTATATTACCTGTATCAAAAGAAGGTACATTAGGATTAGCATCGTACAAGCAACTTAAAAAATTCTACGAAACAAAACATTTTACTTTCGGAGAATCCATTGGAAGAGGTTTCACAAGAAGTATTGAAAGTTTAACGTATCAGGTAAAACAGTTTAAACTGATCTTCAACAAAAAAGTTCAGGGCTATAAAAAAGTGGGTGGTCCATTAGCAATTATCAAAAATATGCAGGTAGAAAAGGCCAAAGACGGAAGTCTTTCTATTGACTGGACTTGGTTTTGGAGTTTTACAGCTATGTTTTCTGTATGGTTGGCATTTTTAAACTTAATTCCTATCCCGGGATTAGACGGTGGACACGTTATTTTCACTTTATATGAAATGATTGTAGGAAAACCAGTACCACAAAAGGTTTTAGAAAATGCCCAGATGGTAGGAGTTATCTTCCTGTTAGGCTTAATGTTACTGATTTTCGGCGCAGATATTTTTAAAATCGTTACCAATAAATTTTAA